The following are from one region of the Nocardioides marmotae genome:
- a CDS encoding MBL fold metallo-hydrolase, giving the protein MRVTVIGCSGSYPGPTSPASCYLLEAEHDDGTGARTWRVLVDLGNGALGPLHTYADPLAIDAVLLSHLHADHCLDLCGYHVLRRYHPSGPQPRIPVHGPEGTADRMARAYDLPLDPGMREEFDFREWDGPVRIGPFAVDPVPVDHPVPAFGLRIEADGAVLAYSGDTGPCAGLDRVATDADLFLAEASFEEGGDNPPSLHLTGKDCGTTATRAHARRLVLTHVPPWHDPAVVLAEARAVYDGPVELARPGAVYELGARPSEPARSTDRPAQRA; this is encoded by the coding sequence GTGAGGGTCACGGTCATCGGTTGCTCCGGCTCCTATCCGGGGCCCACGTCGCCGGCCAGCTGCTACCTGCTCGAGGCCGAGCACGACGACGGTACGGGCGCGCGGACCTGGCGGGTGCTGGTCGACCTCGGCAACGGGGCGCTCGGCCCGCTGCACACCTACGCCGACCCGCTGGCGATCGACGCGGTGCTGCTGAGCCACCTGCACGCCGACCACTGCCTCGACCTCTGCGGCTACCACGTGCTGCGTCGCTACCACCCCTCCGGCCCGCAGCCGCGGATCCCGGTGCACGGCCCCGAGGGGACCGCCGACCGGATGGCGCGCGCCTACGACCTCCCGCTGGACCCCGGCATGCGCGAGGAGTTCGACTTCCGGGAGTGGGACGGCCCGGTCCGCATCGGTCCCTTCGCCGTCGACCCGGTGCCCGTCGACCATCCGGTGCCTGCGTTCGGCCTGCGGATCGAGGCCGACGGCGCGGTGCTCGCCTACAGCGGCGACACCGGCCCGTGCGCCGGCCTGGACCGGGTCGCCACCGACGCCGACCTCTTCCTCGCCGAGGCCTCCTTCGAGGAGGGCGGCGACAACCCGCCCTCGCTGCACCTGACCGGCAAGGACTGCGGCACGACCGCCACCCGGGCCCACGCCCGGCGCCTCGTGCTCACCCACGTGCCGCCCTGGCACGACCCGGCGGTCGTGCTGGCCGAGGCGCGGGCGGTCTACGACGGCCCGGTCGAGCTGGCCCGGCCCGGCGCGGTCTACGAGCTCGGCGCCCGGCCGAGCGAGCCGGCCCGGTCGACGGACCGGCCCGCCCAGCGCGCCTGA
- a CDS encoding DUF3152 domain-containing protein, which translates to MGLTRLLAALLLGAALLVAAPGAASAEPVPTAPPVVKGEPVFGQRLVAGAGRWEGGTDGLTLTYRWLRGGEPVPGATDRTHELGLDDLGRRLSVEVTATDSTGAATTVRSAPTDRVRRAPLWVRTPARVTGVARFGRVVRVAPGEVRPLATRVRVRWLVAGRPVARERGLTYRLRPGDVGRRVRAEVVHTAPGHTTLRQRTAPRSVRHRVDVRRTVTYSVQTRGRLTTSLATFRRQAQQTYEDARGWRGSGVRFVPVRRGGSFTLVLAAAAEVPRFSPVCSAQWSCRVGRYVVINQERWKHASPAWNAARGALRDYRHMVVNHETGHWLGRGHATCGGRGQPAPVMQQQSKGLGGCRFNPWPTLAELR; encoded by the coding sequence GTGGGCCTGACCCGGCTGCTCGCCGCGCTGCTCCTCGGGGCCGCGCTGCTGGTCGCCGCCCCCGGCGCGGCGAGCGCCGAGCCGGTGCCGACCGCGCCGCCGGTGGTCAAGGGCGAGCCGGTCTTCGGCCAGCGCCTGGTCGCCGGCGCCGGCCGCTGGGAGGGCGGCACCGACGGGCTGACCCTGACCTACCGGTGGCTGCGGGGCGGGGAGCCCGTGCCCGGCGCCACCGACCGCACCCACGAGCTCGGCCTCGACGACCTCGGCCGCCGGCTGAGCGTGGAGGTCACCGCGACCGATTCGACCGGCGCCGCGACGACCGTGCGCTCGGCCCCCACCGACCGGGTGCGCCGCGCCCCGCTGTGGGTGCGCACGCCCGCGCGGGTCACCGGTGTGGCCCGCTTCGGCCGGGTCGTCCGGGTGGCGCCGGGCGAGGTGCGGCCCCTGGCCACCCGGGTGCGCGTGCGGTGGCTGGTCGCCGGCCGCCCGGTCGCCCGCGAGCGCGGCCTGACCTACCGCCTGCGCCCCGGCGACGTCGGCCGCAGGGTCCGCGCCGAGGTGGTGCACACCGCCCCCGGCCACACCACGCTGCGCCAGCGCACCGCCCCGAGGTCGGTCCGGCACCGGGTCGACGTGCGGCGGACGGTGACGTACTCGGTGCAGACGCGCGGACGGCTCACCACCAGCCTGGCGACGTTCCGCCGGCAGGCGCAGCAGACCTACGAGGACGCCCGTGGCTGGCGCGGCTCCGGCGTCCGGTTCGTGCCGGTCCGGCGCGGCGGGTCGTTCACCCTCGTGCTCGCCGCGGCGGCCGAGGTGCCGCGGTTCAGCCCCGTGTGCAGCGCGCAGTGGAGCTGCCGGGTCGGCCGCTACGTCGTCATCAACCAGGAGCGCTGGAAGCACGCCTCGCCGGCGTGGAACGCCGCCCGCGGCGCGCTGCGCGACTACCGGCACATGGTCGTCAACCACGAGACCGGCCACTGGCTGGGCCGCGGCCACGCCACCTGCGGCGGACGCGGGCAGCCCGCACCGGTCATGCAGCAGCAGTCCAAGGGGCTCGGCGGCTGCCGGTTCAACCCCTGGCCGACCCTCGCCGAGCTGCGCTGA
- a CDS encoding alkaline phosphatase family protein, which yields MRRTSVVAAAVAALLPLSATPVLAGTAPCDGPPRTAAATVPAGEAGRRVVPEDRRVLAISVDGLNPAALARLGEQRTPVLHRLLAQGASTRNARTARELTLTLPNHTGMVTGRRIDAAKGGHGVTWNTHRPGTTVQRAAGHAVASVFSVVRAASGESVVFTGKEKFTLFERSWPRGVDALTYEEDPLALVKAARRDLRHEDRALTFVHLATPDVAGHANGFMSRSYLDAVARADRLIGKLVRAVEGDAELRREVVVVLTADHGGRGAGHYDATRYADYRVPFLVWGRGIEAADLYRINPDRSAPGRSRTSYAGRQPVRNGDLANVVTRLLGLGPVPGSELGRTDPLVVDRD from the coding sequence GTGCGCCGTACCTCCGTCGTGGCAGCCGCCGTCGCCGCCCTGCTCCCGCTCTCCGCCACCCCCGTCCTCGCCGGCACCGCGCCGTGCGACGGGCCCCCGCGGACGGCCGCCGCCACGGTGCCCGCGGGCGAGGCGGGGCGCCGGGTCGTCCCCGAGGACCGACGGGTCCTGGCGATCTCCGTCGACGGGCTCAACCCCGCCGCGCTGGCGCGGCTGGGCGAGCAGCGCACGCCGGTCCTGCACCGGCTGCTGGCCCAGGGCGCCTCGACCCGCAACGCCCGCACCGCGCGCGAGCTGACCCTCACCCTGCCCAACCACACCGGGATGGTCACCGGGCGCCGGATCGACGCGGCCAAGGGCGGCCACGGCGTCACCTGGAACACCCACCGCCCCGGCACCACCGTGCAGCGCGCCGCCGGCCACGCGGTCGCCTCGGTCTTCAGCGTGGTGCGCGCCGCGTCCGGCGAGTCGGTGGTCTTCACCGGCAAGGAGAAGTTCACGCTGTTCGAGCGGTCCTGGCCGCGCGGCGTCGACGCGCTGACCTACGAGGAGGACCCGCTCGCCCTGGTCAAGGCGGCCCGGCGCGACCTGCGCCACGAGGACCGCGCGCTCACCTTCGTCCACCTCGCCACGCCCGACGTCGCCGGCCACGCGAACGGCTTCATGTCGCGGTCCTACCTCGACGCGGTCGCCCGCGCCGACCGGCTCATCGGCAAGCTGGTCCGTGCGGTCGAGGGCGACGCGGAGCTGCGCCGCGAGGTGGTGGTCGTGCTGACCGCCGACCACGGCGGTCGCGGCGCCGGGCACTACGACGCCACGCGGTACGCCGACTACCGGGTCCCGTTCCTGGTGTGGGGCCGCGGGATCGAGGCCGCGGACCTCTACCGGATCAACCCCGACCGCTCCGCACCCGGCCGCTCGCGGACGTCGTACGCCGGCAGGCAGCCGGTCCGCAACGGCGACCTCGCCAACGTGGTGACCCGCCTGCTGGGGCTCGGGCCGGTGCCGGGCAGCGAGCTCGGGCGGACCGACCCGCTCGTCGTCGACCGGGACTGA